A genome region from Triticum aestivum cultivar Chinese Spring chromosome 2B, IWGSC CS RefSeq v2.1, whole genome shotgun sequence includes the following:
- the LOC123046528 gene encoding WRKY transcription factor WRKY51: MAVDLMGCYTPRRADDQLAIQEAATAGLRSLELLVSSLSGAAPSKAPQQHPQQPFGEIADQAVSKFRKVISILDRTGHARFRRGPVQSAPPPPPPPAPVAPPPPPPLTVVAPVSVAAPLPQPQSLTLDFTKPNLTMSGATSVTSTSFFSSVTAGEGSVSKGRSLVSAGKPPLSGHKRKPCAGAHSEANTTGSRCHCSKRRKNRVKTTVRVPAVSAKIADIPPDEYSWRKYGQKPIKGSPYPRGYYKCSTVRGCPARKHVERALDDPAMLVVTYEGEHRHSPGPMPMQMAPSPMPMPMGAPVAVASVSAGNGHV; this comes from the exons ATGGCCGTGGACCTCATGGGCTGCTACACCCCTCGCCGCGCCGACGACCAGCTCGCCATCCAGgaggccgccaccgccggcctccgCAGCCTGGAGCTCCTGGTCTCCTCCCTCTCCGGCGCGGCGCCGTCCAAGGCGCCCCAGCAGCACCCGCAGCAGCCGTTCGGCGAGATCGCCGACCAGGCCGTCTCCAAGTTCCGCAAGGTGATCTCCATCCTCGACCGCACCGGTCACGCCCGCTTCCGCCGCGGCCCCGTCcagtcggcgccgccgccgccgcctcctccagcacCGGTCGCTCCACCTCCTCCCCCACCTTTGACCGTCGTGGCGCCGGTGTCGGTGGCCGCCCCGCTCCCGCAGCCGCAGAGCCTGACGCTGGACTTCACCAAGCCGAACCTGACCATGTCGGGCGCGACGTCCGTGACATCCACGTCCTTCTTCTCTTCGGTGACCGCCGGCGAGGGCAGCGTGTCCAAGGGCCGGAGCCTGGTCTCCGCCGGCAAGCCGCCGCTGTCCGGGCACAAGAGAAAGCCCTGCGCCGGCGCGCACTCCGAGGCCAACACCACCGGCAGCCGATGCCACTGCTCCAAGAGAAGGAAGAACCGCGTGAAGACGACGGTGAGGGTGCCGGCGGTGAGCGCGAAGATCGCCGACATCCCGCCGGACGAGTACTCGTGGAGGAAGTACGGCCAGAAGCCCATCAAGGGATCCCCTTACCCACG GGGCTACTACAAGTGCAGCACAGTGCGAGGGTGCCCTGCCCGGAAGCACGTGGAGCGCGCCCTGGACGACCCGGCGATGCTGGTGGTGACTTACGAGGGCGAGCACCGCCACTCGCCGGGGCCGATGCCGATGCAGATGGCGCCGTCGCCGATGCCAATGCCGATGGGCGC
- the LOC123039370 gene encoding uncharacterized protein, translated as MVAAHGRAGRARSSAPGLPVGDTKQNPPRPVWCHFPLTKKNKAKAPRKLRSECTPQEIARLDAESAKRRSRRAVAKDNIAAAKVAANRAAIEAPRRKAQFMEEVIYEVGHVPVYDPDETQSQDGRGQFTADEEADDHADYDHGDSWHEDDDIYVEGDGDEEEGNDIDISGEPLFIDELTQRAEAQNRRKSICTGISIFGSIHGPHNDKPFTLKHCWTIINNCPKFKDRYRELQRKRGKKTAKFAGGGDGEALKRPRGKTNSKVDDIRDASSMALHETLHGMMSQKDVRDEKKRQSKDEQMKQYLELQRKKLEMEEAVKRWKIDMEQAARQRQLDIEAENDKARQRQLDIETTNAATKAKEVALAIMSVDLTIMSDKTRSWFEARQKEMSDADSLN; from the exons ATGGTCGCCG CGCACGGACGGGCAGGACGCGCGCGCTCGTCCGCCCCTGGCCTGCCTGTCGGTGACACAAAGCAAAACCCCCCACGCCCAGTTTGGTGCCATTTCCCCCTAA CCAAGAAGAATAAGGCCAAGGCGCCAAGGAAGCTGCGGTCGGAGTGCACGCCTCAGGAGATCGCCAggttggacgcggaatcggcgaagaggaggagcCGCAGGGCGGTCGCCAAGGACAACATCGCCGCGGCTAAGGTCGCCGCCAACCGCGCTGCGATTGAGGCCCCGCGGCGCAAGGC CCAGTTCATGGAGGAAGTGATTTATGAGGTTGGGCATGTCCCTGTCTACGACCCCgatgagacccaaagtcaggatggccgtgGCCAGTTCACtgccgatgaagaggccgacgaccatgctgactacgaccatggtgactcgtggcatgaggacgatgacatctatgtcgaaggggatggtgatgaagaagaaggcaatgacattgatattagtggcgagccattgttcatcgacgagctcacccaaagagcggaagcacaaaataGGAGGAAGAGCATTTgcacgg gcatttcaatctttggaagcatTCATGGCccgcacaatgacaagccattcactcttaagcattgttggacgatcatcaacaattgTCCTAAGTTCAAGGATCGATACCGTGAGCttcaaaggaagagaggaaagaagacggccaagttcgccggaggtggagatggtgaGGCATTGAAGAGGCcaaggggcaagaccaactccaaggtggacgacatacgtgatgcctcatccatggccttgcatgagacgttgcatggcatgatgtctcagAAGGATGTAAGGGatgagaagaagcggcaaagcaaggatgagcaaatgaagcaatacctagagcttcaaaggaagaagcttgagatggaggaggcggtgAAGAGATGGAAGATCGACATGGAGCAGGCGGcgcggcaaaggcagctcgacatcgaggccgagaACGACAAGGCCAGGCAGAGGCAACTCGACATCGAGACCACCAATGCTGcaaccaaagcgaaggaggtggcccttgcgatcatgagcgtggacttgaccATAATGAGTGACAAGACGAGAagctggttcgaggccaggcagaaggagatgtcCGATGCTGACAGCCTGAACTAG